A single window of Nicotiana sylvestris chromosome 3, ASM39365v2, whole genome shotgun sequence DNA harbors:
- the LOC104218309 gene encoding 1-acyl-sn-glycerol-3-phosphate acyltransferase 2, whose product MAIAAAAVIVPLGVLFFISGLVINLIQATCFVLVRPISKSTYRRLNRIVAELLWLELVWIVDWWAGVKIKVYMDPKEFNLMGKEHALVIANHRSDIDWLVGWILAQRSGCLGSSLAVMKKSSKLLPVIGWSMWFSEYLFLERSWAKDERTLKSGLQRLSDYPLPFWLALFVEGTRFTQAKLLAAQEYATSAGLPVPRNVLIPRTKGFVTAVSHMRSFVPAIYDATICIPKSSPAPTMLRLFKGQPSVVHVHLKRHEMKDMPENDEAIAQWCRDVFVAKDKLLDKHIAEDTFGEEQLQDIGRPVKSLVVVASWACILILGTIKFLQATALLSSWKGVAVSAALMAVVTVLMQILINFSKSERSTAAKVAPAKEKNVNQPTGNGQEKKD is encoded by the exons ATGGCGATTGCAGCAGCAGCTGTTATCGTTCCATTGGGTGTTCTCTTCTTCATTTCCGGTCTTGTTATCAATCTTATTCAG GCTACTTGCTTTGTCCTTGTACGGCCAATTTCGAAGAGCACATACAGGAGGCTTAATAGAATCGTTGCAGAGCTTTTATGGCTGGAACTCGTGTGGATTGTTGATTGGTGGGCTGGTGTAAAG ATTAAAGTATATATGGACCCAAAAGAATTTAATTTAATGG GTAAAGAACATGCTCTTGTCATTGCAAATCACAGAAGTGACATAGATTGGCTTGTAGGTTGGATCTTAGCTCAG CGATCTGGTTGCCTTGGTAGCTCATTAGCTGTAATGAAGAAATCATCAAAACTCCTTCCA GTAATTGGTTGGTCCATGTGGTTCTCCGAGTATCTTTTCCTTGAAAGAAGCTGGGCCAAGGATGAAAGAACATTGAAG TCAGGTCTTCAACGGCTAAGTGATTATCCTTTGCCTTTCTGGCTGGCACTTTTTGTTGAAGGCACCCGCTTTACACAAGCAAAGCTTTTGGCTGCTCAAGAATATGCTACTTCAGCTGGGTTACCTGTTCCAAGGAATGTATTGATTCCTCGCACTAAG GGTTTCGTTACTGCAGTAAGTCATATGCGCTCATTTGTTCCAGCTATTTATGATGCAACAATTTGCATCCCCAAAAGTTCACCTGCACCTACAATGCTGAGACTCTTCAAGGGGCAGCCTTCTGTG GTGCATGTGCACCTCAAGCGGCATGAGATGAAGGATATGCCTGAAAATGATGAGGCCATTGCCCAATGGTGCAGAGATGTCTTTGTGGCCAAG GACAAGTTATTGGATAAGCATATTGCTGAAGACACTTTCGGGGAAGAACAGCTGCAAGACATTGGCCGCCCAGTGAAATCTCTTGTG GTTGTTGCATCTTGGGCATGCATTCTTATCTTAGGAACCATAAAATTTTTACAAGCAACTGCCTTATTGTCGTCATGGAAGGGTGTTGCAGTTTCAGCTGCTCTCATGGCTGTTGTTACAGTTCTTATGCAAATTTTGATCAATTTCTCCAAGTCCGAACGCTCTACAGCTGCCAAGGTTGCACCAGCAAAGGAAAAGAATGTGAATCAGCCTACAGGGAATGGGCAGGAAAAAAAGGACTAA
- the LOC104218310 gene encoding protein FAR-RED IMPAIRED RESPONSE 1 isoform X2, with product MVDHGVVVQNSLQVIGDMVDAVDNTCHNRDGGVATSPKRSITGVEGNADLEPRDGIEFESHEAAYAFYQEYAKSMGFTTSIKNSRRSKKSKEFIDAKFACSRYGVTPESDAGTSRRPSVKKTDCKASMHVKRKRDGKWYIHEFIKDHNHELLPALAYHFRIHRNVKLAEKNNIDILHAVSERTRKMYVEMSRQCGGSQEVGLLTNDLNYQLDRGRCLSLEEGDAQVMLEYFMHIQRENPYFFYAIDLNEDQRLRNLFWIDAKSRKDYVSFSDVVFFDTSYTKSNEKMPFVLFVGVNHHCQPMLLGCALVADETKPTFVWLMKTWLRAVGGQAPKVMITDQDKSLKAAIEEVFPCSRHCFALWHVLERIPDILAHVVKQHENFMEKFSKCIFKSVTDEQFDLRWWKMVSRFELQENEWIHTLYEERRKWVPAYMRGSFFAGMSTAQRSESISSFFDKYIHKKISLKEFMRQYGMILQNRYEEEAVADFEILQKHPALKSPSPWEKQMSTIYTHAIFRKFQVEVLGVVGCHPKKEAENGETVTFRVNDCEKNENFMVTWNEAKSDVSCSCLLFEYKGFLCRHAMNVLQICGLPSIPSQYILKRWTKDAKNRQLLLEGTERITRVQRYNDLCRRAIELGEEGSLSEESYGIAFRVLDEALKDCVNVNNRSSTLTECSSSAIGLRDLEQDTQGIHATKTSRKKITNKKRKVHTEPEAAIVEAQDSLQQMDNLSVGGMTLNGYYGTQQNVQGLLNLMEPPHDGYYVNQQNMQGLGQLNTIAPGHDGFFGSQQSIPGLGHLDFRQPSFSYGLQEEPSLRASQLHGNSARHA from the exons ATGGTTGATCATGGAGTTGTCGTGCAAAATAGTCTTCAAGTGATTGGTGATATGGTTGATGCCGTAGACAACACATGTCACAATAGGGATGGTGGAGTTGCCACTTCTCCTAAGAGAAGCATTACCGGAGTAGAAGGAAATGCAGATTTGGAGCCACGTGATGGGATTGAATTTGAGTCCCACGAGGCTGCGTATGCATTCTACCAAGAATATGCCAAGTCCATGGGATTCACTACCTCGATTAAGAACAGCCGTCGCTCAAAGAAATCAAAAGAATTTATTGATGCTAAATTTGCATGTTCTAGATATGGCGTGACTCCGGAATCAGATGCTGGCACTAGTAGACGTCCCAGCGTCAAGAAGACCGATTGCAAAGCAAGCATGCATGTTAAGAGAAAGCGAGATGGAAAATGGTATATCcatgagtttataaaggatcataaTCATGAGCTTTTACCAGCCTTGGCTTATCATTTCCGTATTCACAGGAATGTTAAACTTGCTGAGaaaaataacattgatattcTTCATGCTGTTAGTGAACGAACAAGAAAGATGTATGTTGAGATGTCTAGACAATGTGGTGGAAGTCAAGAAGTTGGCTTGCTAACTAACGATTTAAATTACCAGTTAGATAGAGGCAGGTGCTTGTCATTAGAAGAGGGAGATGCGCAAGTTATGCTCGAGTATTTCATGCATATCCAGAGAGAGAACCCATACTTCTTTTATGCGATTGATCTCAATGAAGATCAACGCTTAAGGAACTTGTTCTGGATTGATGCCAAAAGTAGGAAAGACTATGTCAGCTTTAGTGATGTGGTTTTCTTTGATACCAGCTATACGAAAAGCAATGAGAAGATGCCGTTTGTTCTTTTTGTTGGGGTAAACCATCATTGTCAACCTATGTTGCTTGGATGTGCACTTGTAGCAGATGAGACCAAACCAACATTTGTGTGGTTGATGAAGACGTGGCTTAGGGCAGTCGGTGGGCAGGCTCCGAAGGTGATGATCACTGATCAAGATAAGTCACTCAAAGCAGCTATTGAAGAAGTTTTCCCGTGTTCACGTCACTGCTTTGCGCTTTGGCATGTGCTTGAAAGAATTCCGGATATTCTTGCTCATGTCGTAAAGCAGCATGAGAATTTCATGGAAAAATTCAGCAAATGTATATTTAAGTCAGTAACTGATGAACAATTTGATTTAAGATGGTGGAAGATGGTCAGCAGATTTGAACTGCAAGAGAATGAATGGATTCATACCCTGTATGAGGAGCGCAGAAAGTGGGTTCCAGCTTACATGAGAGGGAGTTTTTTTGCTGGAATGTCAACAGCTCAACGATCAGAGAGTATAAGCTCCTTCTTTGACAAGTACATTCATAAGAAAATTAGTCTCAAAGAGTTTATGAGACAATATGGAATGATTCTGCAAAATAGATATGAAGAGGAAGCAGTAGCAGACTTTGAGATATTGCAGAAACATCCTGCTTtaaaatcaccttcaccttgggAAAAGCAGATGTCAACAATTTATACACATGCTATATTTAGGAAATTTCAAGTTGAAGTGTTGGGTGTAGTTGGGTGCCATCCAAAGAAGGAAGCTGAAAATGGGGAAACTGTAACTTTTAGAGTTAATGACTGcgagaaaaatgaaaattttatggtGACGTGGAATGAGGCAAAATCAGATGTTTCTTGTTCGTGCCTTCTATTTGAATACAAAGGTTTCCTTTGTAGGCATGCAATGAATGTTCTTCAGATCTGTGGTCTTCCAAGCATCCCATCTCAATATATTTTGAAGAGGTGGACCAAAGATGCAAAGAATAGACAGTTGTTGCTTGAGGGGACCGAAAGAATAACAAGGGTGCAAAGATACAACGATCTATGTAGAAGGGCAATTGAACTGGGTGAGGAGGGTTCCTTATCTGAGGAGAGTTACGGTATTGCCTTCCGTGTCCTAGATGAAGCTCTAAAGGACTGTGTGAATGTTAACAATAGAAGTTCTACATTAACAGAATGTAGCAGCAGTGCTATTGGACTTCGTGATCTTGAACAAGATACTCAAGGGATTCATGCTACCAAAACAAGTAGGAAGAAAATTACAAACAAGAAACGGAAG GTGCACACTGAACCAGAAGCTGCAATAGttgaagctcaagatagcttgcAGCAGATG GATAATCTTAGTGTGGGTGGAATGACATTAAATGGCTATTATGGCACACAGCAGAATGTGCAGGGACTG TTGAATTTGATGGAACCTCCCCATGATGGCTATTATGTTAACCAGCAGAATATGCAGGGACTG GGACAACTCAATACAATTGCACCTGGCCATGATGGGTTTTTCGGGTCTCAACAAAGCATTCCTGGACTA GGGCATCTGGATTTTAGGCAGCCGAGTTTCTCATATGGTCTGCAG gaagagcctagtctAAGAGCTTCTCAGCTGCATGGTAACAGTGCTAGACATGCATGA
- the LOC104218310 gene encoding protein FAR-RED IMPAIRED RESPONSE 1 isoform X1, whose amino-acid sequence MVDHGVVVQNSLQVIGDMVDAVDNTCHNRDGGVATSPKRSITGVEGNADLEPRDGIEFESHEAAYAFYQEYAKSMGFTTSIKNSRRSKKSKEFIDAKFACSRYGVTPESDAGTSRRPSVKKTDCKASMHVKRKRDGKWYIHEFIKDHNHELLPALAYHFRIHRNVKLAEKNNIDILHAVSERTRKMYVEMSRQCGGSQEVGLLTNDLNYQLDRGRCLSLEEGDAQVMLEYFMHIQRENPYFFYAIDLNEDQRLRNLFWIDAKSRKDYVSFSDVVFFDTSYTKSNEKMPFVLFVGVNHHCQPMLLGCALVADETKPTFVWLMKTWLRAVGGQAPKVMITDQDKSLKAAIEEVFPCSRHCFALWHVLERIPDILAHVVKQHENFMEKFSKCIFKSVTDEQFDLRWWKMVSRFELQENEWIHTLYEERRKWVPAYMRGSFFAGMSTAQRSESISSFFDKYIHKKISLKEFMRQYGMILQNRYEEEAVADFEILQKHPALKSPSPWEKQMSTIYTHAIFRKFQVEVLGVVGCHPKKEAENGETVTFRVNDCEKNENFMVTWNEAKSDVSCSCLLFEYKGFLCRHAMNVLQICGLPSIPSQYILKRWTKDAKNRQLLLEGTERITRVQRYNDLCRRAIELGEEGSLSEESYGIAFRVLDEALKDCVNVNNRSSTLTECSSSAIGLRDLEQDTQGIHATKTSRKKITNKKRKVHTEPEAAIVEAQDSLQQMDNLSVGGMTLNGYYGTQQNVQGLIQLNLMEPPHDGYYVNQQNMQGLGQLNTIAPGHDGFFGSQQSIPGLGHLDFRQPSFSYGLQEEPSLRASQLHGNSARHA is encoded by the exons ATGGTTGATCATGGAGTTGTCGTGCAAAATAGTCTTCAAGTGATTGGTGATATGGTTGATGCCGTAGACAACACATGTCACAATAGGGATGGTGGAGTTGCCACTTCTCCTAAGAGAAGCATTACCGGAGTAGAAGGAAATGCAGATTTGGAGCCACGTGATGGGATTGAATTTGAGTCCCACGAGGCTGCGTATGCATTCTACCAAGAATATGCCAAGTCCATGGGATTCACTACCTCGATTAAGAACAGCCGTCGCTCAAAGAAATCAAAAGAATTTATTGATGCTAAATTTGCATGTTCTAGATATGGCGTGACTCCGGAATCAGATGCTGGCACTAGTAGACGTCCCAGCGTCAAGAAGACCGATTGCAAAGCAAGCATGCATGTTAAGAGAAAGCGAGATGGAAAATGGTATATCcatgagtttataaaggatcataaTCATGAGCTTTTACCAGCCTTGGCTTATCATTTCCGTATTCACAGGAATGTTAAACTTGCTGAGaaaaataacattgatattcTTCATGCTGTTAGTGAACGAACAAGAAAGATGTATGTTGAGATGTCTAGACAATGTGGTGGAAGTCAAGAAGTTGGCTTGCTAACTAACGATTTAAATTACCAGTTAGATAGAGGCAGGTGCTTGTCATTAGAAGAGGGAGATGCGCAAGTTATGCTCGAGTATTTCATGCATATCCAGAGAGAGAACCCATACTTCTTTTATGCGATTGATCTCAATGAAGATCAACGCTTAAGGAACTTGTTCTGGATTGATGCCAAAAGTAGGAAAGACTATGTCAGCTTTAGTGATGTGGTTTTCTTTGATACCAGCTATACGAAAAGCAATGAGAAGATGCCGTTTGTTCTTTTTGTTGGGGTAAACCATCATTGTCAACCTATGTTGCTTGGATGTGCACTTGTAGCAGATGAGACCAAACCAACATTTGTGTGGTTGATGAAGACGTGGCTTAGGGCAGTCGGTGGGCAGGCTCCGAAGGTGATGATCACTGATCAAGATAAGTCACTCAAAGCAGCTATTGAAGAAGTTTTCCCGTGTTCACGTCACTGCTTTGCGCTTTGGCATGTGCTTGAAAGAATTCCGGATATTCTTGCTCATGTCGTAAAGCAGCATGAGAATTTCATGGAAAAATTCAGCAAATGTATATTTAAGTCAGTAACTGATGAACAATTTGATTTAAGATGGTGGAAGATGGTCAGCAGATTTGAACTGCAAGAGAATGAATGGATTCATACCCTGTATGAGGAGCGCAGAAAGTGGGTTCCAGCTTACATGAGAGGGAGTTTTTTTGCTGGAATGTCAACAGCTCAACGATCAGAGAGTATAAGCTCCTTCTTTGACAAGTACATTCATAAGAAAATTAGTCTCAAAGAGTTTATGAGACAATATGGAATGATTCTGCAAAATAGATATGAAGAGGAAGCAGTAGCAGACTTTGAGATATTGCAGAAACATCCTGCTTtaaaatcaccttcaccttgggAAAAGCAGATGTCAACAATTTATACACATGCTATATTTAGGAAATTTCAAGTTGAAGTGTTGGGTGTAGTTGGGTGCCATCCAAAGAAGGAAGCTGAAAATGGGGAAACTGTAACTTTTAGAGTTAATGACTGcgagaaaaatgaaaattttatggtGACGTGGAATGAGGCAAAATCAGATGTTTCTTGTTCGTGCCTTCTATTTGAATACAAAGGTTTCCTTTGTAGGCATGCAATGAATGTTCTTCAGATCTGTGGTCTTCCAAGCATCCCATCTCAATATATTTTGAAGAGGTGGACCAAAGATGCAAAGAATAGACAGTTGTTGCTTGAGGGGACCGAAAGAATAACAAGGGTGCAAAGATACAACGATCTATGTAGAAGGGCAATTGAACTGGGTGAGGAGGGTTCCTTATCTGAGGAGAGTTACGGTATTGCCTTCCGTGTCCTAGATGAAGCTCTAAAGGACTGTGTGAATGTTAACAATAGAAGTTCTACATTAACAGAATGTAGCAGCAGTGCTATTGGACTTCGTGATCTTGAACAAGATACTCAAGGGATTCATGCTACCAAAACAAGTAGGAAGAAAATTACAAACAAGAAACGGAAG GTGCACACTGAACCAGAAGCTGCAATAGttgaagctcaagatagcttgcAGCAGATG GATAATCTTAGTGTGGGTGGAATGACATTAAATGGCTATTATGGCACACAGCAGAATGTGCAGGGACTG ATACAGTTGAATTTGATGGAACCTCCCCATGATGGCTATTATGTTAACCAGCAGAATATGCAGGGACTG GGACAACTCAATACAATTGCACCTGGCCATGATGGGTTTTTCGGGTCTCAACAAAGCATTCCTGGACTA GGGCATCTGGATTTTAGGCAGCCGAGTTTCTCATATGGTCTGCAG gaagagcctagtctAAGAGCTTCTCAGCTGCATGGTAACAGTGCTAGACATGCATGA